GAGAGTTGCATGATAtggaaaaattatagaaaagcATTATGTTTGCTTATAGTAGTGGGCATTCCAATAATCTCTAAGACAAGGACAATGACACTCCAGAAAACATCAAAATAGATACATACCTTTAGAAAGATCATATGCAAGGTTCAAAGTCATTGCCTACATTTTTCCTTGTCAACCGTTCAAAGTCATTGCCTACATTTTTCCTTGTCAACCACTTTTGATAGAGGTCAAATGCCCTATCAGTCTCCCTCATTATGCAGTACTTCTTGATAAGTATCTGAAATGGAACATGATCAACTGCAAGACCAGAATTCTGTAACTTGGAAAAAAGATTCGCTGCCTCATTCATTTTCCCCATCACACAATGACCTTTAATGAGCTCAGTGTAAGTTATCATATCTGGTTCATATCCCCTTCCCAACATTTCATTATACAAGTGAAGTGCAAAATGAATGCGCCCCTCATTACAAGCTGCACTGATCAAAAGATTGTAGGTAACCACATCAGGGAAAAGACCATGACAAACCATCTCCTTTTTGAGCGAATTTGCACCAACAATGTTTTGTACTTTTACATGTGCATGAATCAATGCATTGTAGGTAAATACATTAGGTAAAACACCAAAAGACATCATTTGACCTCTAATAGCAAATGCATTATCAGGATCTCCACATCTCCCATAACCATTAATTATAAGGTTCCACACTTGAGGCTCTGGTACCATTGACTTCTTTAACATACAATGAAGATAGTCATTAGCCCTAAAAACATCTCCCTGAGCACATAGCCCCTGAATCAGTATTTTGTATGATATATGATCAGGCGCAACTCCCATTCTCAACATTACATCATGGATGTGACAAGCCTCATACAATTTTCCAGCTTTGCAAAGACCAGATATAAGAGTGTTATACGTAAAGATATCAGGAAGTAAGCCTCTTTTGAGCATTTCACAAGAGTAGCTATATGCAAGTTTCATGTTTTCAGTCAAACACAATCCATGGATAAGGACGTTATATGCAATAGCATCCATTAGGGTATTCTTTTGGGACATGGTATCCCAAATGCCAAAGGCCTGAACAATATCTCCATTCTTGATACAACCATCCATGAGTATGGTTGAGGTAATTAAATCAGATCTCTTCTTTTCATCATCATCCTCTAATATCTCGCTAAGAAGTTTTTTGGCATTCTCCAAAAGGCCTCTCTTGCAGAGTGCATGCACAAGTATGTTGAAAGTAACCCTATTTGGCCTGATACCATTATTATTCATAGTTGCAAAAATAAAAAGAGCTTTATCAACATCATTTATAAGACAATAACCCTTTATAAACGTGTTATAAGTAGCACAATTGGGAGATGGACCCATTTCTAACATCTCTCTAATAAGCCAATCAGCACTCCCCAAGTCCCCAGTTTTGCATAATCCATTCACCAAATAATTGTGAGTTATCACATCAGGAACAAAACCCTTCTGTACCATTTTTCTCCTCAGCCATAGAGCTGCTCCCAACTTGCCTACCAAACATAAATCCCTGATTATAGCTATATATCCTGCACAACTGACATTCATAACACGTCCTATAAGGCCTGCTTTAATAGATGATATGCCTTCCCtgccaaaaagaaaaaaaaaaaaaaaaaaaaaaaaaaaaaaaaatagaagaacCCCAAAACAACAGAATATCATATCCTTGAATAAGTACCAATAAGGActcatttaaaataaaagaattaataaaAGAACAAGGTGAAATTTTATACAGATTGTGTTCATAATTATAGATCCCGCATTTCTAATGAGGCAATTGTcctagtttaagtttttattaaaTTCTAATAGCATCCTCAAAAGCATCTAAAATAAAAAAGCTAACCTCATTGATTTCAAGCGCTCCAAACTACCATTAAGCATTGCATCCAAAACATTGAAAACAACCTGTGGATCACCTTCATCATTGCATCCCTTGTTATTTGAAAACCAATCTTGACTTCTCATCCCGAATGCTTACAGCATTCAGCAGAAAAATGAAAGGGGATTATGATTTCATTACTTATTCAAGAGTAGAATCAAAGCAAAGATGGAGACAAACTTGAGTGTCATCACACAGTAcatgattttaaaaaaaaattaattagaaaatacaGCAGAAAAATGGCAAAAAATACAATTCAGAAGAAGAATTATATAGATTCAAAACATAAATGATAACATGTCAAAGATTATATGGATACAAAATCTCATACCTAAAAGGGACCTCCTTTGAGGAGCTCTGAACTCGACTCTCTGCTTCCCAGGAACATATAATCCTCCACCACTGCTCTGCTCAGGTTCCATAGTTACCGTTGTTTAGGAATTTAGACCACTGCTACCtaaaattgaacaaatatatATAATAGGAATTCAGATTACATCTAGGAATTTAGGCCACTGCCACCTAAAATTTCATCTCCCATGTAGCCCATATTGATAATCTCTCTTTAAAGTTTAAATATTGAGAATACCTTTGCATTAAGTAATTGttcttgctttttcttttttttttttgaagctaataaataaaaaaatatcataaaaatcgaAGCATAAATTTCAATATGTGGCAATGCACTAGGAATGATATAATTCTCTTCACAAGGGCATTTTATATGATATTTTCTATATTTAGTTACATATGCAGTCCAAACAATATATTTTGTTTCCACTAAAATACTGCATTTCCAGACAAGGACATTTTAtgttaccttttttttttcccaaatACAAAAGCAATACACACTCTAGGGAACCTAGGTACAATCCCTCTATTCTATTCTACTTTGGACGGTATCTGAATTCTAATCACTCAGCAAAAAAATCTTATCTCAACTGTTTCTTCCACTACAAACTTCCTTCCAACAATACCATACAGAACAATGATCCACCACAATTCAACTATTAATTTTCAAGCCCTAGACAATATATGGAACTGCTAAAAACTCGAAAATTTCTAATTCAACTGCAAAAATACCAGTTCCATTCTAAATCCCTGAAACCATATTGACAATTCTAAAAGATTTTCAAACAGATTTCTTAGATACCCAGAATTACAACACTCCTATTCGACCAACTCATCATCTCCCTTCCGTGGAATAAAATTTCCCTTCAGCTAAATTTTCCATCGATTAGATTGAGACTTTTACCAAGTCCCACTTCATAAATCTATCCCTATAGAAACCCCTTGATAGAGCCCATCAAAAAAGGCACTGAAATGACAAAATACACATTAAGAAATTAAAACAAATCCTAAAATTGATGGCAAGCAAATCAAGAAAAAAGTTGATAAATCATTACCGATTGAAAAAGCAGAGAGTTGATGAAATAAGCCAAGCTGAGTAGAGACGAAGAAACAACGATGGAAAACGTGGGATCGTGCGACGACAGAGAGCTATGATTGCCAGATGAAGTGGCTCGATTGGAGTGGGAACAGATTagcgatttcaaaattttcaaaggaAGCAAGtggatttgaaaattttttatttaattgggtaAGAGAGAAAACTGAGCCGGGAAAAGGGCGTCGGAGTGTTGCGGCACTGGCGGTGGGTACTGGGAAGGCATAAATTGGTACAATGAAACGACGTAGTTTAACATATTTagctttattatataatttattataatcatttagtTTTATTATACAATCAACAATGAAACCTAATagtttagttttaaatttttttattttttattttcaacaaaataaaatttttttaataagattAACATAATTATAATGATCATCATGAttcatgaaaatttaattaaaaaaatcacaAATAAGGAAATCAATTCCTTGATAGCAGGACTTCATTCACCAGATTGTTCAAATTGGATGAGGACGATCCATTGGGACTAGCTGCCTCTACTGCTACTT
The sequence above is a segment of the Hevea brasiliensis isolate MT/VB/25A 57/8 chromosome 11, ASM3005281v1, whole genome shotgun sequence genome. Coding sequences within it:
- the LOC110654432 gene encoding pentatricopeptide repeat-containing protein At5g24830 isoform X1 — encoded protein: MEPEQSSGGGLYVPGKQRVEFRAPQRRSLLAFGMRSQDWFSNNKGCNDEGDPQVVFNVLDAMLNGSLERLKSMREGISSIKAGLIGRVMNVSCAGYIAIIRDLCLVGKLGAALWLRRKMVQKGFVPDVITHNYLVNGLCKTGDLGSADWLIREMLEMGPSPNCATYNTFIKGYCLINDVDKALFIFATMNNNGIRPNRVTFNILVHALCKRGLLENAKKLLSEILEDDDEKKRSDLITSTILMDGCIKNGDIVQAFGIWDTMSQKNTLMDAIAYNVLIHGLCLTENMKLAYSYSCEMLKRGLLPDIFTYNTLISGLCKAGKLYEACHIHDVMLRMGVAPDHISYKILIQGLCAQGDVFRANDYLHCMLKKSMVPEPQVWNLIINGYGRCGDPDNAFAIRGQMMSFGVLPNVFTYNALIHAHVKVQNIVGANSLKKEMVCHGLFPDVVTYNLLISAACNEGRIHFALHLYNEMLGRGYEPDMITYTELIKGHCVMGKMNEAANLFSKLQNSGLAVDHVPFQILIKKYCIMRETDRAFDLYQKWLTRKNVGNDFEPCI
- the LOC110654432 gene encoding pentatricopeptide repeat-containing protein At5g24830 isoform X3 codes for the protein MLNGSLERLKSMREGISSIKAGLIGRVMNVSCAGYIAIIRDLCLVGKLGAALWLRRKMVQKGFVPDVITHNYLVNGLCKTGDLGSADWLIREMLEMGPSPNCATYNTFIKGYCLINDVDKALFIFATMNNNGIRPNRVTFNILVHALCKRGLLENAKKLLSEILEDDDEKKRSDLITSTILMDGCIKNGDIVQAFGIWDTMSQKNTLMDAIAYNVLIHGLCLTENMKLAYSYSCEMLKRGLLPDIFTYNTLISGLCKAGKLYEACHIHDVMLRMGVAPDHISYKILIQGLCAQGDVFRANDYLHCMLKKSMVPEPQVWNLIINGYGRCGDPDNAFAIRGQMMSFGVLPNVFTYNALIHAHVKVQNIVGANSLKKEMVCHGLFPDVVTYNLLISAACNEGRIHFALHLYNEMLGRGYEPDMITYTELIKGHCVMGKMNEAANLFSKLQNSGLAVDHVPFQILIKKYCIMRETDRAFDLYQKWLTRKNVGNDFEPCI
- the LOC110654432 gene encoding pentatricopeptide repeat-containing protein At5g24830 isoform X2 encodes the protein MRSQDWFSNNKGCNDEGDPQVVFNVLDAMLNGSLERLKSMREGISSIKAGLIGRVMNVSCAGYIAIIRDLCLVGKLGAALWLRRKMVQKGFVPDVITHNYLVNGLCKTGDLGSADWLIREMLEMGPSPNCATYNTFIKGYCLINDVDKALFIFATMNNNGIRPNRVTFNILVHALCKRGLLENAKKLLSEILEDDDEKKRSDLITSTILMDGCIKNGDIVQAFGIWDTMSQKNTLMDAIAYNVLIHGLCLTENMKLAYSYSCEMLKRGLLPDIFTYNTLISGLCKAGKLYEACHIHDVMLRMGVAPDHISYKILIQGLCAQGDVFRANDYLHCMLKKSMVPEPQVWNLIINGYGRCGDPDNAFAIRGQMMSFGVLPNVFTYNALIHAHVKVQNIVGANSLKKEMVCHGLFPDVVTYNLLISAACNEGRIHFALHLYNEMLGRGYEPDMITYTELIKGHCVMGKMNEAANLFSKLQNSGLAVDHVPFQILIKKYCIMRETDRAFDLYQKWLTRKNVGNDFEPCI
- the LOC110654432 gene encoding pentatricopeptide repeat-containing protein At5g24830 isoform X4, coding for MNVSCAGYIAIIRDLCLVGKLGAALWLRRKMVQKGFVPDVITHNYLVNGLCKTGDLGSADWLIREMLEMGPSPNCATYNTFIKGYCLINDVDKALFIFATMNNNGIRPNRVTFNILVHALCKRGLLENAKKLLSEILEDDDEKKRSDLITSTILMDGCIKNGDIVQAFGIWDTMSQKNTLMDAIAYNVLIHGLCLTENMKLAYSYSCEMLKRGLLPDIFTYNTLISGLCKAGKLYEACHIHDVMLRMGVAPDHISYKILIQGLCAQGDVFRANDYLHCMLKKSMVPEPQVWNLIINGYGRCGDPDNAFAIRGQMMSFGVLPNVFTYNALIHAHVKVQNIVGANSLKKEMVCHGLFPDVVTYNLLISAACNEGRIHFALHLYNEMLGRGYEPDMITYTELIKGHCVMGKMNEAANLFSKLQNSGLAVDHVPFQILIKKYCIMRETDRAFDLYQKWLTRKNVGNDFEPCI